Proteins from a single region of Chanodichthys erythropterus isolate Z2021 chromosome 13, ASM2448905v1, whole genome shotgun sequence:
- the ntmt1 gene encoding N-terminal Xaa-Pro-Lys N-methyltransferase 1 gives MTDCKKRLSARARKQRSCSKMEDCLIEDQTTFYSKAEHYWKEVPPTVDGMLGGYGSISSIDINGSKKFLQKFLGEGQGKTGTGCALDCGAGIGRITKRLLLPLFRTVDLVDVTQEFLDKARTYLGEEGKRVENYFCCGLQDFQPQPERYDVIWIQWVIGHLTDDHLVEFLRRCRSGLRPDGLIVVKDNVAYEGVIPDDVDSSVCRNLNLLRHLVAKAGLNIIYEEQQQNFPEEIYQVHTLALR, from the exons ATGACCGATTGTAAGAAACGACTGTCAGCGAGGGCACGAAAGCAAAG GAGTTGCTCAAAGATGGAAGACTGTTTGATAGAAGACCAGACAACCTTTTACTCGAAGGCAGAACACTACTGGAAGGAAGTCCCACCCACTGTGGATGGAATGCTGGGAGGTTATGGCAGCATTTCCAGCATTGACATTAATGGCTCCAAAAAGTTTCTTCAAAAATTCCTTGGG GAAGGCCAGGGTAAGACTGGGACGGGCTGTGCTCTGGACTGTGGAGCTGGTATCGGCCGTATCACCAAGCGGCTGCTCCTGCCTCTCTTCCGTACAGTGGACCTAGTGGATGTGACGCAGGAGTTCCTGGATAAAGCTCGTACATACCTGGGTGAGGAAGGCAAGCGAGTGGAGAACTATTTCTGCTGTGGCCTGCAAGATTTTCAACCCCAGCCAGAACGTTATGATGTCATATGGATTCAGTGGGTGATTG GTCACTTGACCGACGATCACCTGGTGGAATTCCTGAGGCGTTGCCGGAGCGGTCTGCGTCCAGATGGCCTGATTGTGGTGAAGGATAATGTTGCATATGAGGGTGTAATACCTGATGATGTAGACAGCAGTGTGTGTCGGAACCTGAATCTACTCCGTCACCTAGTAGCCAAGGCTGGACTCAACATCATCTATGAGGAGCAGCAGCAGAACTTCCCTGAGGAGATCTATCAGGTTC